The genomic DNA CGTCGCCGCGACGTCGCCAACAACCGAAGCAACCCGCGCGAAGGGGACCGCGGGATCGATCGGAACGTAGGTCCCTCCCGCTTTAAAAATGGCAAACATCGCGGTGATCGCATCGATCGATCGCGGCAGCGCCACGACAACCGACGCCTCGTCGCCAACGCCCTGGGCGACCAATGTCGCCGCCAGCGCGTCGGATCGTTGATTGAGTTCACCGAAGGTGATCGAATCGCCCTGCGCCCGGATCGCAACCTTGTCGGGATCGGTCGCTGCGCGGAGATCGAAGTGTTCGTGCAGCGTATGCGGCGGAGGGAACTCCACGACGGGAGGATTAAAATCGTCGATCACACACCGCCGCTGCTGGGGCGAGACCGCCGGTAACAGATCGATGCCGCAATCGGGATCGGCGACCGCAGCGGTCAACAGGACGGTAAAGCTGTCGATCAGTCGCGAGATCGTCTCGGGACGGAACAACCGCGTGCGGTATTCGACGTGACCGATCAACCGCTGCGTCTCTTCCCACAGGAAGAAGGTCAGGTCGTATTTGGCCGTTCCGTTGTCGATCGGAATCGGCTGGATCGTCGTCTGGCCGTGGTTGAAGTCGCGCGGCAGATTCTGCATCACCAAGGCGGACTGGAAGATCGGCGAATAGCTGCGGTCGCGTCGCGGAGCAAACTCTTCGACCATCCGTTCGAACGGCAGATCGGCGTGATCGTAGCCGCCCAAGGTGACCTGTCGGACATGATCCAGCAGCTCGCGGAACGTCGGGTTTCCCGCGGTCTTGATCCGCAGCGGCAGCGTGCCGACGAAGAACCCGATCAACGCTTCGAGTTCCGGTTCGGTTCGGTTGGCCACGGCAGTTCCCAGCACGACATCGCTCTGCCGCGCGAACCGCGACAGCAACGTTGCCTGAGCTGCCAACAAAACCATGTACGGGGTGCACTGCATCGACTGGGCCAACGTGTTGATCTGCAGCGTCAACGCCTGCGGCAGTTCCAACGGCAGCGTGGCCCCATCAAAATCTTGCGTCGCCGGCCGCGGAAAATCGGTCGGAAAGTCGAGGGCCATCGGAGCGCCGGCCAGCTGCGTTCGCCAGTATTCCAGCTGTTGCTCCATCCGCGATTCCGACATCGCCGAGTGTTGCCAATAGGCAAAGTCGGAGTACTGGATCGGCAGCGGTGGCAGGATGGATGCGTCGTCGATCGGCCGCGAGGGATCGGATTGGAAAGCGGCGTAGAAGGCAGCGATCTCTTTGAGCATCACGATCATCGACCAGCCGTCGGAGACGATGTGATGCATCACCAACAGCACGACATGTTCTTCTTCGGCGATCCGGTAGACGATCGCGCGGAACAGCGGCCCGGTTTCGATGTCGAACGACTCTCGGCTTTCCAGCGTCAGTTGCCGCGGAAGGTCTTCGAATTCGTCGACGAACCGCGGTTGGATCGTCAGCGTTTCGGCGACCCGCCGCTCCGGCTGGCCATCGACCAAGTGGTAGGTCGACCGCAGCGTTTCGTGGCGATCGACGATCGCCTGGATCGCACGCGTGAAGGCCTGCCGATCCAGCGGTCCGGTGATCCGCGCGGCCAGCGGCATGTTGTAAAACGGATCGTCAGGCTCCAGGCGGTCGACGAACCACAAACGCTGTTCGGCTTGAGAGAGCAGCTGCGGCGCATCGGCGGGACGCCGCGGGATCTTGGTCGTCGCGGCGGCTTGCGCCGGCCGACGCCGCGATTTTTCGAGTAGCATCTGTTCCAGGAGCGCACGTTTCTCGGGGCTCAGCTGCCGCAAGCGGTCTTGAAAATCGGGCATGACTAATTCAGGTCCGCGATGAAAATGTGAGTTCTGGTCGGAATTGCTAGCACGCTGCTCGTGAACGTCTGGACGGCCGGTCGCGTTCTACGGCATCCCCCAACCTGCCCACAATTGCAATTATTGTCCAGGAAACCCAATGGCACGCCATCCCCAGCAAAGCGTCGGGGCGTGCGCGTGCAACCTGGGTTGGTTTGCATTACGCTATGAAATGGTTTTTGCACGCCGTGGCGGTGATTTGATCGGCGGTTTGCATCTCAAATGAATATTTCCTTGGCGGACTCCTCATCATGAAACGATTTGTTTTCCTTTTGCTTTTCGCAACAACAGCCGTTTGGGCCGCTGCCGGTTCGGCTGCCGAGCGGCCTAATATTTTGTGGATCACCAGTGAGGATCACGGTCCGGAGATGGGGTGTTACGGCGATGAATTTGCCACCACACCGAATGTCGATGCGTTGGCGAAAAAGGGGATGCGGTACAAGTTGGCTTGGTCGACAGCTCCCGTATGTGCACCGGCTCGAACGACGCTGATCACCGGTCTGTATCCGCCTTCGTGCGGCGGACAACATATGCGCAGCATGGCTCAGCTGCCCGAATCGATTCCGTTGTATCCGGCGCTGCTGTCGCAAGCGGGTTATTACTGCACCAACAATTCCAAGCAGGACTACAACGTCAGTCCGCAAGGGGAATTGGGTTGGGCCGATTCGTCGCGAAAGGCTCACTATAGAAATCGCGATCCGGAGCAGCCGTTTTTTGCGATCTTCAACGAGACGTGCAGCCATGAGAGCAAGATCCGCACGCGGCCGCACAAACAGATCCATGATCCGGCGAAGGTTCGCGTTCCCGCCTATCACCCCGACAATGAAGACACTCGCCGCGACTGGGCTCAGTATTACGATGTCGTCACGCAAGCCGACGCTACGGCGGGCAAGCTGTTGCGTGAACTCGACAAGCAGGGACTGACCGATTCGACGATCGTCTTCTACTACGGCGATCATGGTTCGGGGATGGCTCGCGGCAAACGCTGGACCTACAACTCCGGTCTGGCGGTTCCTCTGGTTGTCTACTTCCCAGAAAAATGGCGTCACCTGGCTCCCAAGGAATATCAGACCGGCGGTGTCAGCGATCGGTTGGTCGGATTTGTCGATCTCGCTCCGACTTTGTTGAGCCTGGCGGGCGTTCAACCGCCGGAGTGGATGCAGGGTCAAGCGATCGCGGGGAAATACGAAACCGAAGCTCCCAAATATATGTACGGCTTCCGTGACCGGATGGATGAACGTTACGACTTCATCCGTACCGTCACCGACGGCCGCTATCAATACATTCGCAATTTCAACCCACACTTCATCTACGGCCAGTTTGTTTCGTACAACTTCCAAACGCCATCGACGGCTGCGTGGAAGCGAGCTTTTGATGCGGGGCTTTGCAATGCGGCTCAGTCGCATTTCTGGAATCTCAAGCCGGCCGAAGAACTGTACGATCTGCAGGCCGATCCCGACGAAGTCAACAACTTGGCCAATTCGCCCGATCATCAGCAGAAGCTTGGCGAGCTGCGCGATGCGCTTTATCAATGGTGCCACGACATCCGCGACGTCGGCTTTTTGCCTGAAGGGGAGATCCACAGTCGCAGCGAGGGATCGACGCCGTACGAGATGGCTCGCGATGAGACAAAGTATCCGTTTGAGAAGATCTTTGCTGCGGCGGACCTCGCCACGCATCGCAATCCCGAAGACCTGGACCGATTGAAGTCGCTGCTGACCGACAGCGACAGCGCGGTCCGCTATTGGGGAGCGGTTGGGATTTTGAATCGCGGCGGCGATGCGGTGAACGCTTCCAAGCAGGCATTGCTAGCGGCGCTTGGCGACGATTCGCCCTACGTTCGCGTCGCTGCCGGTTATGCCGTGGGCAAGTTTGGCGACAAGGAACTGCAACGCCAGGGGATCGAGTGTTTGATTGATGTCGCGCCGTCGAAGCCTGGGACAAACGTCTTTGCTGCGATCGCCGCCCTCAACGCGATCGACAAACTGGACGAGAAGGTCGCTTTCGCCAAAGCGGAGATCGACAAGATGCCGGTCGGCGAGATCGTGTCGCCCGACAAACGTTATGGTGGCTATCCTCAGCGGCTATTAACAAAAATTCAGGACGACTTTAAGGCGACCGCTTCGTCGCGGTAAGCCTTTGGTTTTTCAGGGTTTCCGCAGGTTGGGGCGTTCGTTTTCGGTTCGGTCTGCCCGTTTGAATCGATTCGTAGCGCCCTGATAGGATCGCCGCCGGGCCTTACATTAATGACGGCTCGCGCGGCAAGCATGCCACGCGGCGATGGCGGCTTCGCAAGTCGCCGCGTTTTCTATCGACAATCCACGTTAGGGCAATGATTCACCGCACGAAAGAAGAACCTCCGATTTGGCTAGCGACTCGAGCCGCACCGGTGCTGTTTTGGGCATCGCTGCTGTTCCTGGTCTGCCAAGCGGTGGCGGTGGTGATCTTTGTCGATGTGCCCAATCTTCGCGAGTCGTTCACCGACAATCCGGCTGCGGAAATCGAGGCGACGGAATCGCTCGACGCGATCGATCCGGCGGCTGACCTTCCCGTCGAGGTTCCTGAACTGGTTGCATCGGACCTGTCGTGGGAACCGATCGAACTGGCGACCTTGATCTTGATGGGGTTGATCTGGCCGCTGGTGATTGCCGAGTCGGTCTATCATTGGCGGACGCGACCTTGGACGCGGGAAACGCGCCGGTTCCACTTCTACTCGCTGCTGTATTGCTTGTGCCCGTCGCTGCGGATGTGTGCGCAAAGTCTGGAGATGGGGAACCGTTTGTGGCTGCCCGGTTGGGGCTGGCGTCGGCCGGACGATCGACTGCGGCGACGGTTGGAGCGAACGTTCAGCATGCCGATGATCTGGATCGCGCTGATGATCCTTCCGGTGTTGGTGATCGAGTTGTGGTTGAAGACGCAGGTCGCCGATTACCGCTGGCTGCGGATCGCGTTGCACGTCAGCACCGGCGTGATCTGGTTCAGCTTTGCCGCTGAGTTCATTTTGATGGCCTCGGTCGCCGAGAAGAAGCTGACCTATCTGAAAGAGCACTGGATCGAATTGGCGATCATCTTGCTGCCGCTGCTGTCGTTCATGCGATCGCTGCGGCTGTTGCGAGCGACCGGGGCGTCGAAGTTGATTCGGCTCTCCCAGTTGAACCAAATCGTCCGCACTTATCGGCTGCGCGGCACCGCGATGCGAGCCTTGCGGGCGTTGATCCTGCTGGACCTGTTCCAGCGACTGACGCTGCGAGCGCCGGAGAAGACGATCGCCAAGTTGCAGCTGCAGTTGGAGGAATTGGA from Rosistilla carotiformis includes the following:
- a CDS encoding sulfatase-like hydrolase/transferase, with the translated sequence MKRFVFLLLFATTAVWAAAGSAAERPNILWITSEDHGPEMGCYGDEFATTPNVDALAKKGMRYKLAWSTAPVCAPARTTLITGLYPPSCGGQHMRSMAQLPESIPLYPALLSQAGYYCTNNSKQDYNVSPQGELGWADSSRKAHYRNRDPEQPFFAIFNETCSHESKIRTRPHKQIHDPAKVRVPAYHPDNEDTRRDWAQYYDVVTQADATAGKLLRELDKQGLTDSTIVFYYGDHGSGMARGKRWTYNSGLAVPLVVYFPEKWRHLAPKEYQTGGVSDRLVGFVDLAPTLLSLAGVQPPEWMQGQAIAGKYETEAPKYMYGFRDRMDERYDFIRTVTDGRYQYIRNFNPHFIYGQFVSYNFQTPSTAAWKRAFDAGLCNAAQSHFWNLKPAEELYDLQADPDEVNNLANSPDHQQKLGELRDALYQWCHDIRDVGFLPEGEIHSRSEGSTPYEMARDETKYPFEKIFAAADLATHRNPEDLDRLKSLLTDSDSAVRYWGAVGILNRGGDAVNASKQALLAALGDDSPYVRVAAGYAVGKFGDKELQRQGIECLIDVAPSKPGTNVFAAIAALNAIDKLDEKVAFAKAEIDKMPVGEIVSPDKRYGGYPQRLLTKIQDDFKATASSR
- a CDS encoding potassium channel protein; translated protein: MIHRTKEEPPIWLATRAAPVLFWASLLFLVCQAVAVVIFVDVPNLRESFTDNPAAEIEATESLDAIDPAADLPVEVPELVASDLSWEPIELATLILMGLIWPLVIAESVYHWRTRPWTRETRRFHFYSLLYCLCPSLRMCAQSLEMGNRLWLPGWGWRRPDDRLRRRLERTFSMPMIWIALMILPVLVIELWLKTQVADYRWLRIALHVSTGVIWFSFAAEFILMASVAEKKLTYLKEHWIELAIILLPLLSFMRSLRLLRATGASKLIRLSQLNQIVRTYRLRGTAMRALRALILLDLFQRLTLRAPEKTIAKLQLQLEELETEAKQIRRKIGRLERTIRKQEAEASAAESEAADLEADVDSSSSDAAGTRSATTGSV